From the Anabaena sphaerica FACHB-251 genome, one window contains:
- a CDS encoding EutN/CcmL family microcompartment protein yields the protein MQIAKVRGTVVSTQKDPSLRGVKLLLLQLVDEDGKLLPEYEVAADIVGAGVDEWVLVSRGSAARQVLGNEQRPLDAAVVAIIDTIYVEDRLIYSKKDQL from the coding sequence ATGCAAATTGCCAAAGTTCGTGGCACAGTAGTTAGCACGCAAAAAGATCCCAGTCTTAGAGGTGTCAAACTACTGCTGTTGCAATTAGTAGATGAAGACGGAAAACTCCTGCCAGAATATGAGGTAGCAGCCGATATTGTGGGAGCAGGAGTAGATGAGTGGGTGCTTGTCAGTCGTGGCAGTGCCGCTCGTCAAGTTCTTGGCAATGAACAACGTCCGTTAGATGCAGCAGTAGTGGCGATAATAGATACCATTTACGTTGAAGATCGCCTCATTTACAGCAAAAAAGACCAATTATAG
- a CDS encoding carbon dioxide-concentrating mechanism protein CcmK produces MSIAVGMVETLGFPAVVEAADAMVKAARVTLVGYEKIGSGRVTVIVRGDVSEVQASVAAGVENVKRVNGGQVLSTHIIARPHENLEYVLPIRYTEDVEQFREGVNAIRPFGRRP; encoded by the coding sequence ATGTCGATTGCAGTGGGAATGGTTGAAACGCTGGGCTTTCCAGCAGTAGTAGAAGCTGCTGATGCGATGGTGAAAGCTGCTCGCGTTACCTTAGTAGGGTATGAAAAAATCGGTAGTGGTCGGGTGACAGTCATCGTTCGCGGTGACGTTTCCGAAGTACAAGCTTCAGTAGCAGCTGGTGTGGAAAATGTGAAGCGAGTTAACGGTGGACAAGTGCTGTCTACTCACATCATTGCTCGTCCTCACGAAAACTTGGAATACGTTCTCCCAATTCGTTATACAGAAGATGTAGAACAGTTCCGGGAAGGTGTAAACGCCATTCGTCCTTTTGGTAGAAGACCATAA
- a CDS encoding carbon dioxide-concentrating mechanism protein CcmK: protein MPIAVGMIETKGFPAVVEAADAMVKAARVTLVGYEKIGSARVTVIVRGDVSEVQASVAAGVDAARRVNGGEVLSTHIIARPHENLEYVLPIRYTEAVEQFRT from the coding sequence ATGCCAATTGCAGTTGGAATGATTGAGACTAAAGGCTTTCCGGCAGTAGTAGAAGCTGCTGATGCGATGGTGAAAGCAGCCCGTGTTACCTTAGTAGGATATGAGAAAATCGGTAGTGCGCGTGTTACTGTGATTGTCAGGGGTGATGTATCTGAAGTACAAGCTTCAGTAGCAGCTGGTGTTGACGCAGCCAGAAGAGTAAATGGTGGCGAAGTGTTATCCACTCACATCATCGCTCGTCCCCACGAAAACCTAGAATATGTCTTACCAATTCGGTATACAGAAGCAGTAGAACAGTTCCGCACTTAA
- a CDS encoding NAD(P)H-quinone oxidoreductase subunit F, with translation MNDFLFFTSWFVPFYSLLGAILTLPWGIGLIQRTGPRPAAYFNLLTTLLAFVHSLFVFRDIWNRDPETLIITWFQAADFKLTFALELSPVSIGAIVLITGLSLLAQIYALGYMEKDWSLARFFGLLGFFEAALTGLAISDSLFLSYALLEVLTLSTYLLVGFWYAQPLVVTAARDAFLTKRVGDLLLLMGVVTLSTQAGSLNFSDLYEWVQTANLSPLTSTLLGIALIAGPAGKCAQFPLHLWLDEAMEGPNPASVMRNSLVVGGGAYVLYKIQPILALSPVALNALVVMGTVTAVGATLVSIAQIDIKRALSHSTSAYMGLVFLAVGLEQGGVALMLLLTHAIAKALLFMSSGSIIYTTQSQDLTEMGGLWSRMPATTTAFVVGSAGMVTLLPLGSFWAMLAWADGLVKVSPWVIAVLVLVNGLTALNLTRVFRLIFWGEPQQKTRRAPEVGWQMAFPMVTLTILTLLLPLMLQQWYLLPDWESIDWYILISLLASTVLGVSIGSTIYLHKGWSRSTILAWRFVQDLLGYDFYIDRVYRVTIVSAVALLSKISAWSDRYLVDGLVNLVGFAAIFGGQSLKYSISGQSQAYMLTILVVISVLGFFISWSLGLLDKLPF, from the coding sequence ATGAATGACTTTCTATTTTTCACAAGTTGGTTTGTGCCTTTTTATAGCTTACTCGGGGCAATTTTAACATTGCCGTGGGGCATTGGATTAATTCAACGTACAGGACCCAGACCTGCTGCCTACTTCAACTTGTTGACGACCTTGTTGGCTTTCGTCCATAGCCTGTTTGTATTTCGAGATATCTGGAATAGAGATCCAGAAACTTTAATAATTACTTGGTTCCAAGCGGCGGATTTTAAGTTAACCTTTGCTTTGGAATTGTCACCAGTAAGTATTGGGGCAATAGTTTTAATCACAGGATTAAGTCTATTAGCCCAAATTTATGCTTTGGGTTACATGGAAAAAGACTGGTCGTTAGCAAGGTTTTTTGGGTTACTGGGATTTTTTGAAGCCGCCCTAACTGGTTTAGCGATTAGTGATTCTTTGTTCTTAAGTTATGCCTTGTTGGAAGTCCTGACTCTTTCCACTTACTTGCTGGTAGGTTTCTGGTATGCTCAACCGTTGGTAGTAACAGCAGCGCGAGATGCGTTTTTAACTAAGCGGGTGGGAGATTTATTATTGTTGATGGGTGTTGTTACCCTTTCTACCCAAGCTGGTAGTTTGAACTTTTCCGATTTGTATGAGTGGGTGCAAACTGCCAATTTAAGCCCATTGACATCAACATTACTAGGGATAGCATTGATAGCAGGTCCTGCTGGTAAGTGCGCCCAATTTCCCCTACATCTGTGGTTAGATGAAGCGATGGAAGGACCAAACCCCGCTTCGGTAATGCGAAACTCCCTGGTGGTAGGTGGTGGTGCTTATGTTTTGTACAAAATTCAACCAATATTAGCCCTATCCCCAGTGGCGCTGAATGCCTTGGTAGTCATGGGTACAGTGACTGCGGTGGGAGCAACATTAGTATCAATTGCCCAAATTGATATTAAACGAGCTTTATCTCATTCCACCAGTGCCTATATGGGATTGGTATTTTTGGCAGTGGGTTTAGAACAAGGTGGTGTGGCCTTGATGTTGCTGTTAACTCATGCGATCGCCAAAGCATTATTATTCATGAGTTCCGGCTCTATTATATATACTACCCAAAGTCAAGACTTGACAGAAATGGGTGGTTTGTGGTCGCGGATGCCAGCTACTACTACAGCCTTTGTGGTTGGTTCAGCAGGAATGGTAACACTATTACCACTAGGAAGCTTTTGGGCAATGTTGGCCTGGGCTGATGGCTTAGTGAAAGTTAGCCCTTGGGTAATTGCAGTTTTAGTATTAGTTAATGGCTTGACAGCCTTGAATTTAACTAGGGTTTTCCGCCTCATATTCTGGGGAGAACCACAACAGAAAACACGCCGCGCCCCAGAAGTTGGTTGGCAAATGGCTTTTCCAATGGTGACTTTAACTATATTGACCCTACTATTACCTCTCATGCTCCAGCAATGGTACTTGCTTCCAGACTGGGAAAGTATTGATTGGTACATATTAATATCTTTGTTGGCTTCTACCGTATTAGGGGTGAGTATTGGCTCAACAATTTACCTGCATAAAGGTTGGTCAAGATCCACAATTCTGGCATGGAGATTTGTCCAAGATTTATTAGGTTATGATTTTTACATTGACAGAGTTTATCGTGTCACTATCGTCAGTGCTGTAGCTCTGTTGTCAAAAATTTCCGCCTGGAGCGATCGCTATTTAGTAGATGGTTTAGTTAACTTAGTCGGCTTTGCTGCTATTTTCGGCGGACAAAGTTTAAAATACAGCATTTCCGGTCAATCCCAAGCTTATATGTTAACCATCCTCGTAGTGATCAGCGTCCTTGGTTTCTTCATTAGCTGGTCATTGGGTTTACTTGATAAATTGCCTTTTTAA
- a CDS encoding NADH-quinone oxidoreductase subunit M gives MLSTLILLPLLGAALIGFYPAAISGKIARRVALAFALIIFSWTVFLTIQFNPGEVGIQFAESLPWIDALGLNYNLGIDGLSLPLLLLNGLLTCIAIYSSDESLQRPRFYYSLILLLSAGVIGAFLAQDLLLFFLFYELELIPLYLLIAIWGGAKRGYAATKFLIYTAVSGILILASFLGMVWLSNSPSFGLATLNTSHLSLATQLLLLVGILVGFGIKIPLVPFHTWLPDAHVEASTPISVLLAGVLLKLGTYGLLRFGMNLLPDAWVYIAPWLATWAVISVLFGASCAIAQTDMKKMVAYSSIGHMGYILLAAAAATPLSVLGAVMQMISHGLISALMFLLVGVVYKKAGSRDLDVIRGLLNPERGMPVIGTLMVLGVMASAGIPGMVGFISEFIIFRASFEVFPVQTLISMLGTGLTAVYFLILLNRAFFGRLSTQVMNLPRVYWSDRIPAFILAVLIVIFGIQPAWLVHWTEATITAMVNTPSLVATMPVDKAERN, from the coding sequence ATGCTGAGTACGTTGATTTTGCTGCCTTTACTGGGTGCAGCGTTAATTGGTTTCTATCCTGCTGCTATCAGTGGGAAAATAGCCCGTAGAGTAGCGTTAGCATTTGCGCTCATTATTTTCTCATGGACAGTTTTCCTGACAATTCAATTTAATCCTGGGGAAGTTGGGATACAGTTTGCTGAATCTTTACCTTGGATAGATGCATTAGGTTTGAACTATAATCTAGGCATAGATGGTTTATCCTTGCCATTACTATTGTTGAATGGACTCTTGACTTGTATTGCCATCTACAGCAGCGATGAATCTCTTCAGCGTCCAAGATTTTATTACTCCTTAATTCTACTATTAAGTGCTGGAGTGATAGGAGCCTTTTTGGCACAGGATTTATTATTATTTTTCCTGTTTTACGAGTTGGAATTGATTCCCCTCTATCTTTTGATTGCAATTTGGGGTGGTGCAAAACGGGGTTATGCTGCAACAAAGTTTCTGATTTATACCGCAGTTTCGGGAATCTTAATTTTAGCCAGTTTCTTGGGGATGGTTTGGTTGAGTAATTCTCCCAGTTTTGGACTAGCAACCTTAAACACCAGTCATCTATCTTTGGCAACACAACTATTACTATTAGTAGGAATTTTGGTAGGGTTTGGCATTAAAATTCCTCTTGTTCCCTTCCATACTTGGTTGCCTGATGCCCACGTCGAAGCTTCTACACCAATTTCTGTGCTTTTAGCTGGGGTATTATTGAAATTAGGAACCTACGGCTTACTGAGATTTGGGATGAACTTGTTACCAGATGCTTGGGTATATATAGCACCTTGGTTAGCAACATGGGCAGTGATTAGTGTGCTGTTTGGTGCTTCCTGTGCGATCGCTCAAACTGACATGAAAAAAATGGTGGCTTATAGTTCTATCGGACACATGGGCTATATTTTATTAGCAGCAGCAGCAGCAACACCTTTAAGCGTCTTGGGTGCAGTCATGCAAATGATTAGTCACGGTTTGATTTCTGCCCTCATGTTCCTGTTGGTCGGGGTTGTGTATAAAAAAGCTGGTAGCCGTGATTTAGACGTGATTCGAGGACTGCTGAACCCAGAACGGGGTATGCCTGTGATCGGCACTTTGATGGTTTTAGGTGTCATGGCCAGCGCAGGTATACCAGGAATGGTAGGTTTTATTTCCGAATTCATTATTTTTCGGGCTAGTTTTGAGGTTTTCCCCGTTCAAACCCTGATTTCAATGCTGGGTACAGGTTTAACTGCGGTTTATTTCTTAATTCTTCTTAATCGTGCCTTCTTTGGGCGTTTATCCACACAAGTAATGAATTTGCCCAGAGTTTATTGGAGCGATCGCATTCCTGCATTTATCTTAGCTGTATTAATTGTGATTTTTGGCATCCAACCCGCTTGGTTAGTGCATTGGACAGAAGCTACGATTACAGCAATGGTAAACACACCCAGCTTAGTGGCAACTATGCCAGTAGATAAAGCTGAGAGAAATTAA